A genomic segment from Drosophila miranda strain MSH22 chromosome 3, D.miranda_PacBio2.1, whole genome shotgun sequence encodes:
- the LOC117188270 gene encoding zinc finger FYVE domain-containing protein 9-like isoform X2 — protein MDLVDIDQVLDNLELRIAADEQESRNAAAAAAAAAAAAAAASVAAATVDSTPTRPLGDGASASNGGGVAAGGFSAAGTASAVGAPPTKSFVGVSQVFNSLDDYRNNVKSLEVDNQLPSYDWQAEHSRDVDDSFDDINKFSEGQEKRPNEAIVSSSESLTTSSCSTFSSGPSPVSNDSEEMEPSALEMVGAATQAGAMPQPDQPKVVVEDLAVGLSSISISNSTTPGTQPLMPGDVTASSMLGKVLNELSEDLTSTDQETEVTNGLEELPRAESFLSEAPASPKEPKPKDQGPRRHQPVKFCSTMDDISDTELDSMLQEIDVDENQEGHVEEQLQQQQVEILEEEVSASVSASVSPVTEEESVRILSDQETTSNDQLNVDNFSQASTVEFAELKPHEAPAPVTAIGEDIASFSSTESDSLSGRKLDEEGPENDEKMEENGEQQQVEGASVAADALEAQEQRPQRPQTLDLGQQVNANAGQTPPEPSEEVPADGSQEDQQLSQADAASAPAEDDESPIYEAVGYSDPHANLGKVPPIWVPDNMAGQCMQCHQKFTMIKRRHHCRACGKVLCSVCCSQKFRLEFANEPESRVCVQCFMILTEREASGETYPDNASAPNTALPPTPMRSPNPNNPMEYCSTIPPHHQVAASPGAPPPSVIVPVGVLKKTDGSSNSNSSSSDSKKGRKRKSVMFSDGIAPGSELASTMEQQWGEAKQARRGVPRSNGGGQKPPTPATEEPRSSIESATSATMGLVAQLFRGSIPPSAAAATLTAAESSAGRPTTQTSPRRKVEPVRSRKLPPNGDAQGCYLPVEENALPPICVAGKDAGGCDVEYKEVRNDGDLLERLQHETLKFILENNFYVLVKVINMSCCMNRWVLNFTTSGLHHKGSDELIILLEIKPPKQGEPAAGEPAVPRDVFQHLYEIYVADHARTSTHELAFTSPRSAHFLGSREHGGFIYIRPTYQCLQGVIVPENPYLVGVLIHRHEVPWARVLPLRLILRLGAQYRYYPCPLISVRGRESVYGEIAQTIINFLVDFRNYSYSLPAIRGLYIHMEDRQMTVIIPRYRQQDVIKAINDASDHILAFAGNFSKVADGHLVCMQNINDDRNEMYAYSTQAINIQGQPRKVTGASFFVLNEALKSTSGLSGKCSIVEDGLMVQIMPAKMEEVRQALRNQTDIDIVCGPVDASDDQCEIVSIKWVDNNRDINVGVKSPIDEMAMEGISNMRLHASFNYSNANHVIRLSDIYIIKCDDWYSTNGGNYVDITRIAEQLARSASMALLPFLDLLAAAGINKVGLRATLDQENVCYEAGARGSKLPPLYMNALDNHLIATLHGESSGVQEPIILELVFYILNA, from the exons ATGGATCTGGTGGACATTGATCAGGTCTTGGATAACCTGGAATTACGCATTGCCGCCGACGAGCAGGAGAGCAGgaatgcagcagcagcggcagcagcagcagcagcggcagcagcagcggcgtcAGTGGCAGCTGCAACGGTAGACTCTACGCCCACGCGCCCACTGGGAGACGGAGCCAGTGCCTCCAATGGGGGAGGAGTAGCTGCAGGAGGATTCTCAGCAGCAGGAACTGCTTCAGCAGTAGGTGCACCGCCCACCAAAAGCTTTGTGGGCGTCTCTCAGGTGTTCAACAGCCTGGACGACTATCGCAACAATGTAAAATCCCTGGAGGTGGACAACCAGCTCCCCAGCTATGACTGGCAGGCGGAGCACTCGCGCGATGTGGATGACAGCTTCGATGACATCAACAAGTTCAGCGAGGGGCAGGAGAAACGTCCGAATGAGGCCATAGTCTCTTCCTCCGAATCGCTAACTACCTCTTCCTGCTCCACGTTCTCATCGGGACCGTCGCCAGTGAGCAACGACTCCGAGGAGATGGAGCCCAGTGCCCTGGAGATGGTGGGGGCGGCGACACAGGCAGGGGCCATGCCGCAACCGGATCAGCCCAAAGTGGTGGTCGAGGACCTGGCCGTGGGCCTCTCCTCCATTTCCATCAGCAACAGCACGACCCCTGGGACACAGCCGCTGATGCCTGGCGATGTGACGGCCTCCTCGATGCTCGGAAAGGTGCTCAACGAGTTGTCGGAGGATCTGACCAGCACAGACCAAGAGACGGAGGTCACCAATGGTCTGGAGGAGCTGCCGCGCGCA GAATCCTTTCTCTCTGAAGCCCCTGCATCTCCAAAAGAGCCAAAACCAAAGGATCAGGGGCCACGACGCCATCAGCCCGTGAAATTTTGCTCAACGATGGACGACATCTCCGACACGGAGCTAGACAGCATGCTCCAGGAGATTGATGTGGATGAAAACCAGGAGGGTCACGTGgaggagcagctgcagcagcagcaggttgAGATCCTTGAAGAAGAGGTATCCGCATCCGTCTCGGCGTCTGTTTCGCCCGTCACCGAAGAGGAGTCTGTGCGCATCCTCTCCGACCAGGAGACCACCTCTAACGATCAACTGAATGTGGACAACTTCTCGCAGGCCTCCACCGTTGAATTTGCGGAGCTGAAGCCCCACGAGGCTCCGGCCCCGGTGACGGCCATTGGCGAGGACATTGCCTCCTTTAGCAGCACGGAGTCGGATTCGCTTTCGGGCAGAAAGCTGGACGAAGAAGGGCCAGAGAATGACGAAAAGATGGAGGAGAATGGCGAGCAGCAACAGGTCGAGGGTGCCAGTGTGGCTGCGGATGCCCTGGAGGCCCAGGAACAGCGTCCCCAGAGACCGCAGACCCTGGATCTGGGCCAACAGGTAAACGCCAATGCCGGACAGACGCCGCCAGAGCCCTCCGAGGAGGTGCCTGCAGATGGATCCCAGGAGGACCAGCAACTGTCGCAGGCGGATGCCGCCTCGGCACCAGCCGAAGACGACGAGAGCCCCATCTACGAGGCCGTGGGGTACAGCGATCCGCATGCGAATCTGGGCAAGGTGCCGCCCATCTGGGTGCCGGACAACATGGCCGGGCAGTGCATGCAGTGCCACCAGAAGTTCACGATGATCAAGCGGCGCCACCACTGCCGCGCATGCGGCAAGGTGCTCTGCTCTGTCTGCTGTTCGCAGAAGTTTCGCCTGGAGTTTGCCAACGAGCCGGAGTCGCGTGTCTGCGTCCAGTGCTTCATGATCCTCACGGAACGCGAGGCTTCTGGCGAGACATATCCGGACAACGCCTCCGCTCCGAACACGGCCCTGCCGCCCACGCCCATGCGTTCGCCCAATCCGAACAATCCCATGGAGTACTGCTCGACGATTCCGCCGCACCACCAGGTGGCCGCCAGCCCGGGCGCACCGCCGCCCAGCGTGATTGTGCCCGTGGGCGTGCTCAAGAAGACCGACGGCAGCTCCAATTCGAattcctcctcctcggacAGCAAGAAGGGGCGCAAGCGCAAGAGCGTCATGTTCAGCGACGGCATCGCCCCAGGAAGCGAGCTGGCCAGCACCATGGAGCAGCAGTGGGGCGAGGCCAAGCAGGCACGTCGCGGCGTGCCCCGGAGCAACGGCGGCGGCCAGAAGCCACCCACTCCGGCGACGGAGGAACCAAGATCCAGTATTGAGAGCGCCACCAGTGCCACCATGGGACTGGTGGCCCAACTCTTCCGCGGCTCCATTCCACCAAGCGCGGCTGCGGCCACGCTGACGGCGGCCGAATCAAGCG CCGGTCGTCCCACGACCCAGACCTCGCCGCGCCGCAAGGTAGAGCCTGTACGCTCCCGAAAACTACCGCCGAACGGCGATGCCCAAGGCTGCTATCTGCCCGTCGAGGAGAACGCCCTGCCGCCCATCTGTGTGGCGGGCAAGGATGCCGGCGGCTGTGATGTGGAATACAAGGAGGTGCGCAACGATGGGGATCTCCTGGAGCGGCTGCAACACGAAACGCTCAAATTTATCTTGGAGAACAACTTCTACGTTCTGGTCAAGGTCATCAACA TGAGCTGCTGCATGAACCGCTGGGTGCTGAACTTCACCACCTCCGGACTGCACCACAAGGGCAGCGATGAGCTGATCATTCTACTGGAGATTAAGCCGCCCAAGCAGGGGGAACCGGCTGCAGGGGAGCCGGCTGTGCCGCGCGACGTGTTCCAGCACCTGTACGAGATCTATGTGGCGGATCATGCACGGACCAGCACCCACGAGCTGGCCTTCACCAGTCCCAGGAGCGCCCACTTTCTTGGATCGCGAGAGCACGGGGGCTTCATCTACATCCGGCCGACGTACCAGTGCCTGCAGGGCGTGATCGTACCGGAGAATCCCTACCTGGTGGGTGTGCTGATCCACCGACATGAGGTACCGTGGGCCAGGGTGCTGCCGCTGCGGCTGATCCTTCGCCTGGGCGCCCAGTACCGCTACTACCCCTGCCCGCTGATCTCGGTGCGCGGGCGCGAGTCGGTGTATGGGGAGATCGCGCAGACGATCATCAATTTCCTGGTGGACTTTCGCAACTACTCGTATTCGCTGCCCGCCATCCGGGGCCTGTACATCCACATGGAGGACCGCCAGATGACGGTGATTATTCCACGCTACCGTCAGCAGGACGTTATAAAGGCGATCAACGACGCCAGCGACCACATCCTGGCGTTTGCCGGCAACTTCTCAAAGGTGGCCGACGGGCATCTGGTGTGCATGCAGAACATCAACGACGACCGAAACGAGATGTACGCCTACTCCACGCAGGCCATCAACATCCAAGGCCAGCCCCGCAAGGTCACCGGCGCCAGCTTCTTTGTGCTGAACGAGGCACTCAAGAGCACCAGCGGCTTGTCCGGCAAGTGCAGCATCGTTGAGGATGGCCTCATGGTCCAGATAATGCCAGCCAAAATGGAGGAAGTGCGCCAGGCGCTGCGAAACCAAACGGACATCGACATTGTGTGCGGTCCCGTCGATGCCAGCGACGACCAGTGCGAGATCGTCAGCATCAAGTGGGTGGACAACAATCGCGACATCAATGTGGG TGTAAAGTCGCCCATTGATGAGATGGCCATGGAGGGCATCTCCAACATGCGGCTCCATGCCAGCTTCAACTATTCCAATGCCAATCACGTTATCCGCTTGAGTGATATCTACATTATTAAG TGCGATGATTGGTATTCCACAAATGGTGGCAACTATGTGGACATCACGCGCATTGCCGAGCAACTGGCCCGAAGCGCCTCGATGGCCCTGCTACCATTCCTCGATCTGCTTGCCGCCGCTGGCATCAACAAGGTTGGCCTCCGGGCCACGCTGGATCAGGAGAAT gTCTGCTATGAGGCCGGTGCCCGTGGCTCGAAGCTCCCTCCGTTGTATATGAATGCCCTGGACAACCATCTGATAGCCACGCTTCATGGCGAATCGTCGGGCGTCCAGGAGCCCATCATCCTCGAGCTGGTGTTCTACATACTAAACGCCTGA
- the LOC117188270 gene encoding zinc finger FYVE domain-containing protein 9-like isoform X1, translating into MDLVDIDQVLDNLELRIAADEQESRNAAAAAAAAAAAAAAASVAAATVDSTPTRPLGDGASASNGGGVAAGGFSAAGTASAVGAPPTKSFVGVSQVFNSLDDYRNNVKSLEVDNQLPSYDWQAEHSRDVDDSFDDINKFSEGQEKRPNEAIVSSSESLTTSSCSTFSSGPSPVSNDSEEMEPSALEMVGAATQAGAMPQPDQPKVVVEDLAVGLSSISISNSTTPGTQPLMPGDVTASSMLGKVLNELSEDLTSTDQETEVTNGLEELPRAVSIQADGSSLQRPSPYALIYHFQESFLSEAPASPKEPKPKDQGPRRHQPVKFCSTMDDISDTELDSMLQEIDVDENQEGHVEEQLQQQQVEILEEEVSASVSASVSPVTEEESVRILSDQETTSNDQLNVDNFSQASTVEFAELKPHEAPAPVTAIGEDIASFSSTESDSLSGRKLDEEGPENDEKMEENGEQQQVEGASVAADALEAQEQRPQRPQTLDLGQQVNANAGQTPPEPSEEVPADGSQEDQQLSQADAASAPAEDDESPIYEAVGYSDPHANLGKVPPIWVPDNMAGQCMQCHQKFTMIKRRHHCRACGKVLCSVCCSQKFRLEFANEPESRVCVQCFMILTEREASGETYPDNASAPNTALPPTPMRSPNPNNPMEYCSTIPPHHQVAASPGAPPPSVIVPVGVLKKTDGSSNSNSSSSDSKKGRKRKSVMFSDGIAPGSELASTMEQQWGEAKQARRGVPRSNGGGQKPPTPATEEPRSSIESATSATMGLVAQLFRGSIPPSAAAATLTAAESSAGRPTTQTSPRRKVEPVRSRKLPPNGDAQGCYLPVEENALPPICVAGKDAGGCDVEYKEVRNDGDLLERLQHETLKFILENNFYVLVKVINMSCCMNRWVLNFTTSGLHHKGSDELIILLEIKPPKQGEPAAGEPAVPRDVFQHLYEIYVADHARTSTHELAFTSPRSAHFLGSREHGGFIYIRPTYQCLQGVIVPENPYLVGVLIHRHEVPWARVLPLRLILRLGAQYRYYPCPLISVRGRESVYGEIAQTIINFLVDFRNYSYSLPAIRGLYIHMEDRQMTVIIPRYRQQDVIKAINDASDHILAFAGNFSKVADGHLVCMQNINDDRNEMYAYSTQAINIQGQPRKVTGASFFVLNEALKSTSGLSGKCSIVEDGLMVQIMPAKMEEVRQALRNQTDIDIVCGPVDASDDQCEIVSIKWVDNNRDINVGVKSPIDEMAMEGISNMRLHASFNYSNANHVIRLSDIYIIKCDDWYSTNGGNYVDITRIAEQLARSASMALLPFLDLLAAAGINKVGLRATLDQENVCYEAGARGSKLPPLYMNALDNHLIATLHGESSGVQEPIILELVFYILNA; encoded by the exons ATGGATCTGGTGGACATTGATCAGGTCTTGGATAACCTGGAATTACGCATTGCCGCCGACGAGCAGGAGAGCAGgaatgcagcagcagcggcagcagcagcagcagcggcagcagcagcggcgtcAGTGGCAGCTGCAACGGTAGACTCTACGCCCACGCGCCCACTGGGAGACGGAGCCAGTGCCTCCAATGGGGGAGGAGTAGCTGCAGGAGGATTCTCAGCAGCAGGAACTGCTTCAGCAGTAGGTGCACCGCCCACCAAAAGCTTTGTGGGCGTCTCTCAGGTGTTCAACAGCCTGGACGACTATCGCAACAATGTAAAATCCCTGGAGGTGGACAACCAGCTCCCCAGCTATGACTGGCAGGCGGAGCACTCGCGCGATGTGGATGACAGCTTCGATGACATCAACAAGTTCAGCGAGGGGCAGGAGAAACGTCCGAATGAGGCCATAGTCTCTTCCTCCGAATCGCTAACTACCTCTTCCTGCTCCACGTTCTCATCGGGACCGTCGCCAGTGAGCAACGACTCCGAGGAGATGGAGCCCAGTGCCCTGGAGATGGTGGGGGCGGCGACACAGGCAGGGGCCATGCCGCAACCGGATCAGCCCAAAGTGGTGGTCGAGGACCTGGCCGTGGGCCTCTCCTCCATTTCCATCAGCAACAGCACGACCCCTGGGACACAGCCGCTGATGCCTGGCGATGTGACGGCCTCCTCGATGCTCGGAAAGGTGCTCAACGAGTTGTCGGAGGATCTGACCAGCACAGACCAAGAGACGGAGGTCACCAATGGTCTGGAGGAGCTGCCGCGCGCAGTGAGTATCCAGGCAGATGGATCCTCACTTCAAAGACCTTCTCCTTATGCTCTAATTTATCATTTCCAGGAATCCTTTCTCTCTGAAGCCCCTGCATCTCCAAAAGAGCCAAAACCAAAGGATCAGGGGCCACGACGCCATCAGCCCGTGAAATTTTGCTCAACGATGGACGACATCTCCGACACGGAGCTAGACAGCATGCTCCAGGAGATTGATGTGGATGAAAACCAGGAGGGTCACGTGgaggagcagctgcagcagcagcaggttgAGATCCTTGAAGAAGAGGTATCCGCATCCGTCTCGGCGTCTGTTTCGCCCGTCACCGAAGAGGAGTCTGTGCGCATCCTCTCCGACCAGGAGACCACCTCTAACGATCAACTGAATGTGGACAACTTCTCGCAGGCCTCCACCGTTGAATTTGCGGAGCTGAAGCCCCACGAGGCTCCGGCCCCGGTGACGGCCATTGGCGAGGACATTGCCTCCTTTAGCAGCACGGAGTCGGATTCGCTTTCGGGCAGAAAGCTGGACGAAGAAGGGCCAGAGAATGACGAAAAGATGGAGGAGAATGGCGAGCAGCAACAGGTCGAGGGTGCCAGTGTGGCTGCGGATGCCCTGGAGGCCCAGGAACAGCGTCCCCAGAGACCGCAGACCCTGGATCTGGGCCAACAGGTAAACGCCAATGCCGGACAGACGCCGCCAGAGCCCTCCGAGGAGGTGCCTGCAGATGGATCCCAGGAGGACCAGCAACTGTCGCAGGCGGATGCCGCCTCGGCACCAGCCGAAGACGACGAGAGCCCCATCTACGAGGCCGTGGGGTACAGCGATCCGCATGCGAATCTGGGCAAGGTGCCGCCCATCTGGGTGCCGGACAACATGGCCGGGCAGTGCATGCAGTGCCACCAGAAGTTCACGATGATCAAGCGGCGCCACCACTGCCGCGCATGCGGCAAGGTGCTCTGCTCTGTCTGCTGTTCGCAGAAGTTTCGCCTGGAGTTTGCCAACGAGCCGGAGTCGCGTGTCTGCGTCCAGTGCTTCATGATCCTCACGGAACGCGAGGCTTCTGGCGAGACATATCCGGACAACGCCTCCGCTCCGAACACGGCCCTGCCGCCCACGCCCATGCGTTCGCCCAATCCGAACAATCCCATGGAGTACTGCTCGACGATTCCGCCGCACCACCAGGTGGCCGCCAGCCCGGGCGCACCGCCGCCCAGCGTGATTGTGCCCGTGGGCGTGCTCAAGAAGACCGACGGCAGCTCCAATTCGAattcctcctcctcggacAGCAAGAAGGGGCGCAAGCGCAAGAGCGTCATGTTCAGCGACGGCATCGCCCCAGGAAGCGAGCTGGCCAGCACCATGGAGCAGCAGTGGGGCGAGGCCAAGCAGGCACGTCGCGGCGTGCCCCGGAGCAACGGCGGCGGCCAGAAGCCACCCACTCCGGCGACGGAGGAACCAAGATCCAGTATTGAGAGCGCCACCAGTGCCACCATGGGACTGGTGGCCCAACTCTTCCGCGGCTCCATTCCACCAAGCGCGGCTGCGGCCACGCTGACGGCGGCCGAATCAAGCG CCGGTCGTCCCACGACCCAGACCTCGCCGCGCCGCAAGGTAGAGCCTGTACGCTCCCGAAAACTACCGCCGAACGGCGATGCCCAAGGCTGCTATCTGCCCGTCGAGGAGAACGCCCTGCCGCCCATCTGTGTGGCGGGCAAGGATGCCGGCGGCTGTGATGTGGAATACAAGGAGGTGCGCAACGATGGGGATCTCCTGGAGCGGCTGCAACACGAAACGCTCAAATTTATCTTGGAGAACAACTTCTACGTTCTGGTCAAGGTCATCAACA TGAGCTGCTGCATGAACCGCTGGGTGCTGAACTTCACCACCTCCGGACTGCACCACAAGGGCAGCGATGAGCTGATCATTCTACTGGAGATTAAGCCGCCCAAGCAGGGGGAACCGGCTGCAGGGGAGCCGGCTGTGCCGCGCGACGTGTTCCAGCACCTGTACGAGATCTATGTGGCGGATCATGCACGGACCAGCACCCACGAGCTGGCCTTCACCAGTCCCAGGAGCGCCCACTTTCTTGGATCGCGAGAGCACGGGGGCTTCATCTACATCCGGCCGACGTACCAGTGCCTGCAGGGCGTGATCGTACCGGAGAATCCCTACCTGGTGGGTGTGCTGATCCACCGACATGAGGTACCGTGGGCCAGGGTGCTGCCGCTGCGGCTGATCCTTCGCCTGGGCGCCCAGTACCGCTACTACCCCTGCCCGCTGATCTCGGTGCGCGGGCGCGAGTCGGTGTATGGGGAGATCGCGCAGACGATCATCAATTTCCTGGTGGACTTTCGCAACTACTCGTATTCGCTGCCCGCCATCCGGGGCCTGTACATCCACATGGAGGACCGCCAGATGACGGTGATTATTCCACGCTACCGTCAGCAGGACGTTATAAAGGCGATCAACGACGCCAGCGACCACATCCTGGCGTTTGCCGGCAACTTCTCAAAGGTGGCCGACGGGCATCTGGTGTGCATGCAGAACATCAACGACGACCGAAACGAGATGTACGCCTACTCCACGCAGGCCATCAACATCCAAGGCCAGCCCCGCAAGGTCACCGGCGCCAGCTTCTTTGTGCTGAACGAGGCACTCAAGAGCACCAGCGGCTTGTCCGGCAAGTGCAGCATCGTTGAGGATGGCCTCATGGTCCAGATAATGCCAGCCAAAATGGAGGAAGTGCGCCAGGCGCTGCGAAACCAAACGGACATCGACATTGTGTGCGGTCCCGTCGATGCCAGCGACGACCAGTGCGAGATCGTCAGCATCAAGTGGGTGGACAACAATCGCGACATCAATGTGGG TGTAAAGTCGCCCATTGATGAGATGGCCATGGAGGGCATCTCCAACATGCGGCTCCATGCCAGCTTCAACTATTCCAATGCCAATCACGTTATCCGCTTGAGTGATATCTACATTATTAAG TGCGATGATTGGTATTCCACAAATGGTGGCAACTATGTGGACATCACGCGCATTGCCGAGCAACTGGCCCGAAGCGCCTCGATGGCCCTGCTACCATTCCTCGATCTGCTTGCCGCCGCTGGCATCAACAAGGTTGGCCTCCGGGCCACGCTGGATCAGGAGAAT gTCTGCTATGAGGCCGGTGCCCGTGGCTCGAAGCTCCCTCCGTTGTATATGAATGCCCTGGACAACCATCTGATAGCCACGCTTCATGGCGAATCGTCGGGCGTCCAGGAGCCCATCATCCTCGAGCTGGTGTTCTACATACTAAACGCCTGA